A region of Colletotrichum higginsianum IMI 349063 chromosome 10, whole genome shotgun sequence DNA encodes the following proteins:
- a CDS encoding DJ-1/PfpI family protein → MSTIRIGSLAYGYQTIDVVGPLDVLSSGSKLFAKALREYHPVSDEVVATAPEIEFHHIGVSLDPVELTAGVSIVPTATVDNAPEIDILLLGGPNPATFELHPKYAEYIRQHVDAGKVLFTNCTGAFVAATAGVLDGREATANHAELGWIKKRFPKVRWTDETKWVVDGNIWTAAGAVAGMDMTAQWFKETYGVGVLTLATMGLDYEPRDSRGLLNVIPKRYDSEGNQISTHVFPSYDSY, encoded by the coding sequence ATGTCTACCATTCGCATCGGCTCACTGGCCTACGGATACCAAACGATAGACGTTGTAGGCCCGTTGGATGTGCTCAGTTCTGGCAGTAAGCTCTTCGCCAAAGCGCTCAGGGAGTACCACCCCGTgagcgacgaggtcgtcgccaCAGCACCAGAGATTGAATTCCATCATATCGGAGTCAGTCTGGACCCCGTGGAGTTGACCGCTGGCGTCTCCATCGTGCCAACGGCGACAGTCGACAACGCCCCGGAAATtgacatcctcctcctcggcgggcCCAACCCGGCAACCTTCGAGTTGCACCCCAAGTACGCGGAATACATCCGTCAGcatgtcgacgccggcaagGTTCTCTTCACCAACTGTACCGGCGCTTTCGtggcggccacggccggGGTTCTCGACGGCCGTGAGGCAACTGCCAATCACGCGGAGCTGGGATGGATCAAGAAGCGCTTTCCGAAGGTCCGATGGACTGACGAGACCAAGTGGGTTGTCGATGGAAATATCTGGACGGCAGCAGGGGCCGTCGCGGGCATGGACATGACGGCTCAATGGTTCAAGGAGACGTATGGGGTTGGGGTTCTCACGCTGGCGACCATGGGTCTGGACTACGAACCCAGAGATTCCCGTGGCTTGCTCAACGTCATCCCGAAGAGATACGACTCTGAGGGGAATCAGATTTCGACCCACGTCTTCCCTTCCTACGACTCTTACTGA
- a CDS encoding Catalase produces MAAPTYTLAEGVPYADPTTAQHFGGNSIKGLMLLQDTQLIETLAHFSRERIPERVVHARAAGAFGEFEVTHDVSQHTSAKFLSGIGTKSKVLLRVSTVGPERGSADTVRDVRGWGMKIFTEEGNQDWVFNDIVSRQPFFSLLKVKLIRQPVFFVRDPIKFPSLNRSHKRNPRTNVTDATMADHSSFHNNNQEGIHALMHLFSGRGTPKSIRHLNSYSGHTYKLTKDDGTFHYVKIHIKTNQGVQNLSQDEAVRLAGENPDYHTADLYGAIEAGDFPSWTVFFQIMEPQDAEKYRWNIFDMTKVWPHSDYPLIPVGKLTLNKNPSNYFADIEQAAFSPSNMVRGFAPSADPMLQARMFAYNDAARYRLGVNYQQLPCNRAVSPVYCPYQRDGFMTFGDNYGADPNYVRSDLKPVNYVGSHGASGYAIGGHEDWVGHVCGFTSEVVDDDFAQARAFWEVLGKQPGEQEALVHNVAQHMGGAAPAVHEKAFGIFARVDQDLGERIRAAVLGAKLR; encoded by the exons ATGGCCGCTCCCACTTACACTCTCGCCGAGG GCGTCCCCTACGCGGATCCGACAACCGCTCAGCACTTTGGCGGCAACTCAATCAAGGGTctgatgctgctgcaagACACGCAGCTGATCGAGACTCTGGCGCACTTCAGCCGCGAGCGCATCCCGGAACGTGTTGTCCACGCCCGAGCTGCCGGGGCCTTTGGCGAGTTCGAGGTTACCCATGATGTATCTCAGCACACGTCCGCCAAGTTCCTCAGTGGCATCGGGACGAAGTCAAAGGTTCTCCTTCGGGTGTCAACCGTTGGGCCCGAGCGAGGAAGCGCCGACACCGTGCGTGACGTTCGGGGTTGGGGCATGAAGATATTCACGGAAGAGGGCAACCAGGATTGGGTCTTCAACGATATTGTAAGCCGACAGCCCTTCTTCAGTCTCCTGAAGGTGAAACTGATTAGACAGCCTGTGTTCTTCGTCCGTGACCCGATCAAGTTTCCGTCTCTCAACCGTTCGCACAAGAGGAACCCACGCACAAACGTGACAGATGCAACCATG GCTGACCATTCTAGTTtccacaacaacaaccaggAGGGTATTCATGCCCTCATGCATCTCTTTAGCGGCCGAGGCACCCCCAAGAGTATCAGACACCTGAACTCTTACAGCGGACACACGTATAAGCTTACGAAGGAC GACGGCACATTCCACTATGTAAAAATTCACATCAAAACAAACCAGGGCGTCCAAAACTTGTCGCAAGACGAGGCGGTCAGGCTTGCCGGCGAGAACCCAGACTACCATACCGCTGACCTATACGGAGCTATCGAAGCGGGCGACTTCCCTTCGTGGACAGTGTTCTTTCAGATCATGGAGCCCCAGGATGCAGAGAAATATCGCTGGAACATCTTTGACATGACCAAAGTCTGGCCGCACTCCGACTACCCTCTAATCCCTGTGGGCAAGCTCACACTCAACAAGAAC CCTTCGAACTACTTTGCCGACATTGAGCAGGCCGCATTCTCCCCGTCCAACATGGTCCGTGGATTTGCGCCCTCTGCAGACCCCATGCTCCAGGCCCGCATGTTCGCTTacaacgacgccgcccgctACCGACTCGGAGTCAACTACCAGCAGCTTCCCTGTAACCGGGCGGTATCCCCCGTCTACTGCCCCTATCAGCGAGACGGCTTCATGACCTTTGGCGACAACTACGGAGCCGACCCGAACTACGTGCGGTCTGACTTGAAGCCGGTCAACTACGTCGGCAGTCATGGCGCGAGCGGCTACGCAATTGGTGGCCACGAGGACTGGGTGGGACACGTATGCGGTTTCACCTCGGaagttgtcgacgacgacttcgcGCAGGCTCGAGCCTTTTGGGAAGTCCTCGGCAAGCAGCCGGGAGAACAGGAGGCGCTGGTGCACAACGTCGCCCAGCACATGGGTGGTGCAGCTCCAGCGGTGCACGAGAAAGCTTTCG GAATTTTCGCCAGAGTTGATCAGGACCTCGGGGAGAGAATTCGTGCCGCGGTTCTCGGAGCCAAGCTGCGTTGA
- a CDS encoding SMG1 protein — protein sequence MTTIDSTKDFDFIVIGGGTAGCVVAGRLAENPNVNILIIEAGVSNPKDNEAITTPARAFELRGSKWDWGYKTTMIDRPEYTRIEKPNTRGKVLGGSSCLNYYTWIRGSAATFDDWAPFGGDEWTWAGCKEYFDKPATFHDDQGLFPKHLQHIGTSGPIHVSPAELVAEAAPFREALKKAWVSKGEKLNDEIYDGEMQGLATAVSSIYKGTRSSSWLFLEGKKNVTVLGQTNSRRLIIEDGQAVGVEVIGPNGEDLTFRAKYEVIVSSGVYESPKLLMLSGIGPKEHLDSFGIETIVDSPHVGQNLLDHPIMPHVFKLKDGYGLDQHLLRAGPERDGAVSSYRWKHKGPLSSGLLELVGLPRVDDRLKNCPEYIEYLEQNGGVDPFGPGGQPHFEIDFVPMFCDAFQWHIPTPPQGDYFTVIVDLLRPLSQNGTVTLNSTDPLEQAKININFFSNDLDLIAMREGVRFVDDIVMNGEGMKDIIESDYPWPMPRNSDEAMIKMILERSQTGFHPCGTTRMSQNIGQGVVDGKLRVHGVDRLRVIDASVFPVIPDCRIQNAVYMVAEKTSDMIKATYPELYN from the exons ATGACTACCATCGATAGCACCAAGGACTTCGACTTCATAGTCATTGGCG GTGGCACGGCCGGCTGCGTTGTCGCTGGACGCTTGGCCGAGAACCCCAATGTGAACATCCtcatcatcgaggccggcgtcagCAACCCGAAAGACAACGAAGCCATCACGACGCCCGCCCGAGCTTTCGAACTCAGAGGCAGCAAATGGGACTGGGGCTACAAGACGACCATGATCGACCGTCCCGAATACACTCGCATCGAGAAGCCCAACACCCGCGGCAAGGTTCTAGGCGGCAGCAGCTGTCTCAACTACTACACTTGGATCCGCGGCAGCGCGGCCACTTTTGATGACTGGGCTCCCTTCGGTGGAGATGAGTGGACATGGGCTGGCTGCAAAGAGTACTTCGACAAGCCAGCCACTTTCCATGACGACCAGGGCCTCTTCCCCAAGCACTTGCAGCACATCGGCACTTCAGGACCCATCCATGTATCCCCtgccgagctcgtcgctgAGGCCGCTCCCTTCCGTGAAGCTCTGAAGAAGGCCTGGGTCAGCAAGGGTGAGAAGCTGAACGATGAGATCTACGACGGCGAGATGCAAGGCCTGGCCACCGCCGTGAGCTCCATCTACAAGGGCACCCGGTCCTCCAGCTGGCTCTTCCTTGAAGGCAAGAAGAACGTGACTGTTCTGGGCCAGACAAACTCTAGGCGGCTCATCATTGAAgacggccaggccgtcggTGTTGAGGTCATCGGACCTAATGGCGAAGACCTCACTTTCCGGGCCAAGTACGAGGTCATCGTGTCGTCGGGCGTCTACGAATCACCCAAGCTCCTGATGCTCTCCGGCATTGGTCCCAAGGAGCACCTCGATTCTTTTGGAATTGAGACGATCGTAGACTCACCTCACGTTGGTCAGAACCTTCTTGACCACCCCATCATGCCCCACGTCTTCAAGCTCAAGGACGGTTATGGCCTCGACCAACATCTCCTACGTGCCGGTCCCGAGAGAGATGGCGCAGTGTCATCTTACCGCTGGAAGCACAAGGGCCCGTTGAGCAGTGGGCTTCTTGAGCTAGTCGGGCTGCCTCGTGTCGACGACCGCCTCAAGAACTGTCCAGAGTATATCGAGTACCTCGAGCAGAATGGAGGAGTCGACCCCTTCGGCCCTGGCGGCCAGCCTCATTTTGAGATCGACTTTGTC CCCATGTTCTGCGATGCGTTCCAGTGGCATATTCCCACCCCGCCCCAGGGTGACTACttcaccgtcatcgtcgatCTGCTTCGCCCCCTCTCTCAAAACGGCACCGTCACGTTGAACTCGACCGACCCCCTTGAGCAGGCGAAGATCAACATCAACTTCTTCTCCAACGATCTCGACCTCATCGCCATGCGCGAGGGCGTCCGCTTCGTTGACGACATCGTAATGAACGGAGAGGGCATGAAAGACATCATCGAGAGCGACTACCCGTGGCCCATGCCCCGCAACTCGGATGAAGCCATGATCAAGATGATCCTGGAGCGCTCGCAGACCGGCTTCC ACCCCTGCGGTACCACCCGTATGTCGCAGAACATCGGACAGGGCGTCGTTGACGGCAAGCTCCGTGTCCATGGCGTGGACAGGCTCCGAGTTATCGATGCTTCCGTCTTCCCAGTCATCCCCGATTGCCGTATCCAGAACGCTGTCTACATGGTTGCCGAGAAGACCTCGGACATGATTAAGGCTACTTACCCAGAGCTGTATAACTAG
- a CDS encoding Mch2p has translation MMSIGKRQPDLDPNSKTANVTPVVGHLPLSEDEGYESGRELPPQDHGRAAWTSLVAVSAIAMATWGFGATQGVFREYYFKTPPLEGNQLVASTGLLVVGLLQTLPPFLLRIIGTDPRYRFYMMWSGMILVVASSLGAAFSTSAVQVIMTQGLMYGMSSGLLFAPCLTFVDEWFSKRRGIANGIFFGAPNVAAAGLSPIFSVLLKRFGPRTTLIGWAVFTAVVISLGIICVRSRRTHQEEIATTAAQKPASLRRLFNRPVFWLFVFSMILQSLANNLPANYLPSYASDLGVSPEKGALLVTFLSLSGIVGQISLGALTDAIGPLIPMLLSTLVSSFAVLVIWGLGKLYWNMVIASILFGAFAFSFMVLRSHMAAVVVDDPGRTAEETFVSGILLFTRGVIGVASGYIAAAVLERSDHIGVQPGYGSGKWRAFIILVGTTMTAATLGAFGLLRKRKVM, from the exons ATGATGTCGATTGGAAAGAGGCAGCCAGACCTGGATCCCAACAGTAAGACGGCAAACGTGACGCCAGTCGTTGGACATCTCCCGCTGTCTGAAGACGAGGGCTATGAATCTGGCCGAGAACTCCCTCCTCAGGACCATGGCAGGGCTGCTTGGACGAGCCTGGTGGCTGTTTCGGCCATCGCCATGGCTACTTGGG GCTTTGGTGCTACCCAAGGGGTCTTTCGAGAGTACTATTTCAAAACGCCCCCCCTCGAAGGGAACCAGCTGGTCGCATCCACTGGTCTCCTCGTCGTG GGTCTGCTGCAAACCCTACCCCCTTTCCTACTCAGAATCATTGGCACAGACCCTCGATACCGATTCTACATGATGTGGAGTGGTATGATTTTGGTAGTGGCGTCTTCTCTCGGCGCTGCTTTCTCTACTTCG GCAGTGCAAGTCATCATGACTCAGGGTCTCATGTATGGCATGTCAAGCGGGCTGCTCTTTGCGCCCTGCTTGACATTTGTGGACGAGTGGTTTTCCAAGAGACGTGGAATCGCCAACGGCATCTT TTTCGGTGCCCCAAATGTTGCTGCGGCTGGCCTCTCGCCCATATTCTCCGTCCTCCTGAAGCGTTTCGGACCTCGCACAACTCTTATCGGGTGGGCTGTATTCACTGCCGTTGTCATCTCTCTTGGCATCATATGTGTTCGCTCTCGGCGTACACACCAGGAGGAGATAGCAACAACCGCAGCTCAAAAGCCGGCTTCTCTGCGAAGACTATTCAATCGTCCAGTTTTCTGGCTCTTCGTCTTCTCGATGATCCTGCAGAGTCTGGCGAACAATCTTCCAGCCAACTATTTACCCAGCTACGCAAGCGACTTGGGAGTCTCCCCTGAAAAGGGGGCCTTGTTGGTGACGttcctctctctgtctggAATTGTTGGCCAAATCTCACTTGGAGCCCTGAC GGATGCGATCGGGCCGTTGATACCCATGCTGCTCAGCACTCTAGTCAGCAGTTTTGCGGTCTTGGTGATCTGGGGTCTGGGTAAGCTCTACTGGAACATGGTCATTGCTTCCATTCTGTTCGGTGCATTTGCCTTCAGTTTCATGGTCCTACGCAGTCACATGGCCGCTGTCGTTGTGGACGATCCCGGCCGCACAGCTGAGGAGACGTTCGTCTCGGGCATTTTGCTGTTCACGAGAGGTGTAATCGGTGTTGCTTCGGGTTACATAGCTGCCGCTGTGTTGGAACGAAGCGATCATATTGGGGTGCAGCCAGGATACGGCTCTGGAAAGTGGCGCGCCTTTATCATTCTTGTTGGTAccacgatgacggcggcaacTTTAGGAGCTTTTGGATTGTTACGAAAGCGGAAGGTAATGTAG
- a CDS encoding Major facilitator superfamily transporter: protein MSSMEKDVEKAEVEVAKPKESHAAPEQTARRISLTKPPPTPPKDDGYRPMTSSTKRLSFSTTMSPRRIKYGTGKHSKTELSPQPTDDPDDPLNWPQWKKELNYVALMMTVGLIGGMKTAYVSVNGVLAVRFNTSYTAVASLTAVPLVVSAFTGLLGLMVAKVYGKRPVYLVSMALVFIGAMWNMRAGNSFGECMGARVFQGLGWGAFDSLVLGSIQDTYFEHERNVRITAYNLLSVATTWGAPLLGGLASRNAARFTIQFEVINALQIVAVPLLVFGAPETSFERWFSFSMAQTPASSVSWTSKYPKPLGKPSVENVKAYLRTMKPFSFSVDPDLATLLQAPRAFVAPTTLLLVVVTFMPYCALWGLTESLSLLFSPMPWMLNESAIGSLMAAPFVFAVVTVCGLGFYRKRPADHTPYDTVSILAAGTALAAAGILAFGLETYGVMSASGASGTADAFKMDGVGLRLSFPLLSFLLGLLAAGVAVLDGAVRPVIWRSTQFTSSNMGVCLRNVADMHAGVACWRNLLAGVFVMVLPNAVVVWAGLKAIVVGLGVTQILVGAGMCGAWWFYDDYVRGLDGRVMGLVDLSMLRRAGSFFDTD from the exons ATGAGTAGCATGGAGAAAGACGTGGAAAAGGCAGAGGTCGAGGTGGCCAAACCAAAAGAGAGCCACGCGGCGCCAGAAcagacggcgaggaggatatccctgacgaagccgccgccgacgccgcccaaGGACGATGGATACCGACCCatgacgagctcgacgaagcGACTatccttctcgacgacgatgagccCGCGCAGGATCAAGTACGGGACGGGAAAACACTCGAAAACGGAACTGAGCCCCCAACCGACCGACGACCCAGACGATCCCCTG AACTGGCCACAGTGGAAGAAGGAGCTCAACTATGTCGCGCTCATGATGACGGTCGGGCTTATCGGGGGCATGAAGACGGCGTACGTGAGCGTCAACGGCGTGCTCGCGGTGAGATTCAATACCTCGTACACGGCCGTCGCGTCCCTGACGGCCGTGCCGctcgtcgtctcggcctTCACGGGGCTCTTGGGTCTCATGGTTGCCAAGGTCTACGGCAAGAGGCCGGTGTACCTCGTCTCGATGGCGTTAGTCTTCATCGGCGCGATGTGGAACATGCGCGCGGGCAACAGTTTCGGGGAGTGCATGGGGGCGCGTGTCTTCCAGGGTCTGGGCTGGGGAGCGTTCGACAGTTTAGTTCTCGGCTCGATCCAGGACACCTACTTT GAACATGAGCGGAACGTCCGCATCACGGCGTACAACCTCCTCTCTGTCGCTACCACTTGGGGCGCgcccctcctcggcggcctcgcctcCCGCAACGCGGCCCGCTTCACCATCCAGTTCGAGGTCATCAACGCCTTGCAGATCGTCGCCGTTCCGctgctcgtcttcggcgcccCCGAGACATCCTTCGAACGGTGGTTTAGCTTCAGCATGGCGCAGACCCCGGCGTCCTCCGTCTCGTGGACCTCGAAGTATCCGAAGCCCCTCGGCAAGCCGTCCGTGGAGAACGTCAAGGCATACCTCCGAACCATGAAGCCATTCTCGTTCTCCGTTGATCCAGACCTTGCCACTCTTCTGCAGGCGCCCCGCGCTTTTGtcgcgccgacgacgctgctTCTTGTCGTGGTGACCTTCATGCCGTACTGCGCGCTGTGGGGCCTGACCGAGTCGctctcccttctcttctCGCCCATGCCGTGGATGCTCAACGAGTCCGCCATCGGCTCGCTCATGGCCGCACCGTTCGTCTTTGCCGTGGTCACCGTCTGCGGGCTCGGATTCTACCGCAAGCGGCCCGCCGATCACACGCCCTACGACACCGTCAGCATCCTGGCAGCCGGcacggccctcgccgccgcgggcatcctcgccttcggcctcgagacgtacggcgtcatgtccGCGTCAGGGGCATCCGGCACGGCGGACGCCTTCAAGATGGACGGCGTTGGGCTGCGCCTGTCGTTCCCGCTGCTCTCGTTCCTGCTGGGCCTCctggcggcgggcgtcgcggtgctcgacggcgcggttCGGCCCGTCATCTGGCGCTCGACGCAGTTCACGTCGTCCAACATGGGCGTCTGCCTGCGTAACGTGGCCGATATGCATGCCGGCGTGGCTTGCTGGCGGAATCTGCTGGCTGGAGTGTTCGTCATGGTGCTGCCgaacgccgtcgtcgtctgggCTGGGCTGAAAGCGATCGTTGTCGGGCTCGGGGTCACGCAGATCCTGGTCGGGGCGGGGATGTGCGGCGCCTGGTGGTTCTATGACGACTACGTGAGGGGACTGGACGGGCGGGTGATGGGGTTGGTGGATCTGAGTATGCTGAGGAGGGCGGGGAGTTTCTTTGATACGGACTGA